A single genomic interval of Roseibaca calidilacus harbors:
- the fdhD gene encoding formate dehydrogenase accessory sulfurtransferase FdhD encodes MAPRPHSSQSGLSVQSDRTVAVHRSLPEEVAVAMVFDGSSAAVMMATPADLQDFATGFALSEGIVTAPDQLDGFELAEHPNGLEARFWLREDRAEALAARRRFMAGPVGCGLCGIDSLDAAARALPLVGDGPRFTRAEVACATDRLRDQQPLHDQTHATHAAGFLLPGQGITFVREDVGRHNALDKLIGAMARQGTDASAGAVVMTSRLSVELVQKCAIAGVTTLIAVSAPTAHALRLAEGAGMTLAAFARGGGFDLYAHPHRIIDGVPDVA; translated from the coding sequence ATGGCCCCGCGCCCCCATAGCAGCCAGTCCGGCCTGTCGGTGCAATCCGACCGGACCGTGGCGGTGCACCGCAGCTTGCCAGAGGAAGTGGCGGTCGCCATGGTCTTTGACGGGTCGAGCGCGGCGGTCATGATGGCCACGCCCGCCGATCTGCAGGACTTCGCCACCGGCTTTGCCCTGTCCGAAGGGATTGTCACCGCGCCCGACCAATTGGACGGGTTCGAACTGGCCGAACACCCGAACGGGCTGGAAGCCCGCTTCTGGCTGCGCGAGGACCGGGCCGAGGCTTTGGCCGCGCGCCGCCGCTTCATGGCCGGACCTGTGGGCTGCGGGTTGTGCGGAATTGACAGCCTTGATGCTGCCGCGCGCGCGTTGCCGCTGGTGGGCGACGGCCCGCGCTTTACCCGCGCCGAAGTCGCTTGCGCCACCGATAGACTGCGCGACCAGCAACCCCTGCATGACCAGACCCATGCCACCCATGCGGCCGGGTTCCTGCTGCCGGGCCAAGGCATCACCTTCGTGCGCGAGGATGTCGGCCGCCACAACGCGCTCGACAAGCTGATCGGCGCGATGGCCCGGCAGGGGACCGACGCAAGCGCGGGCGCTGTGGTCATGACCAGCCGCCTGTCAGTCGAACTGGTGCAAAAATGCGCCATCGCGGGCGTGACCACGCTGATCGCCGTCTCCGCCCCCACCGCCCATGCGCTGCGCTTGGCCGAGGGCGCAGGCATGACCCTTGCCGCCTTCGCCCGTGGCGGCGGCTTCGATCTATACGCCCACCCTCACCGCATTATTGACGGGGTTCCCGATGTCGCCTGA
- a CDS encoding trypsin-like peptidase domain-containing protein gives MFRIVTLCLAVSLAGVFPALAQTVPQSMAQIQLSYAPLVKQAAPAVVNIYAQRVVAERRNPFADDPFFGDLFRNFGQATPRVQNSLGSGVIVGADGLVVSNYHVVGQATEIRVVLNDRREFVAEVVLTDEESDLAVLQLQGARDLPALPLADSDKAEVGDLVLAIGNPFGVGQTVSSGIVSGLARSGIAVGSGRGYFLQTDAPINPGNSGGALVNMAGELVGVNTAIITRSGGSNGIGFAIPANLVAQVVAQARDGRARFQRPWAGVTAQAVDANLAEAFGQTIPAGVVLLDLHPDSPLAQAGLQRGDVILSVDGGEVNSAPEMMFRMSAQGIGAQSVLEFRRGSQTREVTVDLIAPPETPPRDTRQIGGRAALSGLEVMRINPAVIAEFGLSPEAEGVLVTQARNLAGRVGLRPGDILLAINGTRVDSTADVVRLSQAQTRTWVIELIREGRELSLRFRL, from the coding sequence GTGTTTCGTATCGTGACCTTGTGCCTTGCCGTCAGTTTGGCAGGCGTGTTTCCGGCGCTGGCCCAGACGGTGCCGCAATCCATGGCGCAAATCCAACTGTCTTACGCGCCGCTTGTCAAACAGGCCGCGCCCGCAGTGGTCAACATCTATGCGCAGCGGGTGGTGGCCGAACGCCGCAATCCTTTTGCAGATGACCCGTTCTTCGGCGATCTGTTCCGTAATTTCGGCCAAGCAACGCCGCGCGTGCAAAACTCGCTTGGGTCGGGGGTGATTGTCGGCGCCGATGGGTTGGTTGTGTCGAATTATCATGTCGTGGGGCAGGCGACAGAAATTCGCGTTGTGCTGAACGACCGCCGCGAATTCGTGGCAGAGGTCGTGCTGACGGATGAAGAAAGCGACCTTGCCGTATTGCAATTGCAGGGCGCCCGCGATTTGCCTGCCTTGCCCTTGGCCGATTCTGACAAGGCCGAAGTGGGCGATCTGGTCTTGGCCATCGGCAACCCCTTCGGCGTGGGGCAGACGGTGTCCAGCGGGATCGTCTCTGGTCTTGCGCGGTCTGGCATCGCGGTTGGGTCGGGGCGCGGGTATTTTCTGCAAACCGATGCACCCATCAACCCCGGCAATTCTGGCGGTGCGCTGGTAAACATGGCGGGCGAATTGGTCGGGGTGAACACGGCGATCATCACCCGGTCCGGCGGGTCGAACGGCATTGGCTTTGCCATTCCGGCCAATCTGGTGGCGCAGGTCGTCGCGCAGGCGCGTGACGGGCGCGCGCGTTTCCAGCGCCCTTGGGCGGGTGTGACCGCGCAGGCGGTTGACGCGAATTTGGCAGAGGCGTTCGGCCAAACCATCCCCGCTGGTGTGGTGCTACTGGACCTGCACCCGGACAGCCCTTTGGCGCAGGCCGGGTTGCAGCGCGGCGATGTTATCCTGTCGGTCGATGGAGGCGAGGTGAATTCCGCCCCTGAAATGATGTTTCGCATGTCGGCCCAAGGCATTGGCGCGCAGTCGGTTCTGGAATTTCGGCGTGGCTCACAAACCCGCGAGGTGACGGTTGATCTGATTGCACCGCCGGAAACCCCGCCGCGGGACACGCGCCAGATAGGGGGGCGTGCCGCGCTTTCCGGGCTGGAGGTGATGCGCATAAACCCTGCCGTAATCGCGGAATTTGGCCTGTCGCCAGAGGCCGAGGGCGTGCTAGTCACGCAAGCGCGCAATCTGGCCGGGCGTGTGGGCTTGCGGCCTGGCGACATTTTGCTGGCCATTAATGGCACGCGCGTGGACAGCACTGCGGATGTCGTGCGCCTGTCGCAGGCGCAAACCCGCACATGGGTGATAGAACTGATCCGCGAGGGGCGTGAGCTCTCGTTGCGGTTTCGGCTGTAA
- the rplQ gene encoding 50S ribosomal protein L17 — protein MRHARGYRRLNRTAEHRKALFSNMAGSLIEHEQIKTTLPKAKELRPIVEKLITLAKRGDLHARRLAAAQLKQDKDVKKLFDILGPRYKDRQGGYIRILKAGFRYGDMAPMAIIEFVERDPAAKGAADLAREDAAAAQD, from the coding sequence ATGCGTCACGCCCGTGGCTACCGCCGCCTGAACCGCACCGCCGAGCACCGCAAGGCGCTGTTCTCGAACATGGCGGGTTCGCTGATTGAACACGAACAGATCAAGACCACCTTGCCGAAGGCCAAGGAACTGCGTCCGATCGTAGAAAAGCTGATTACGCTGGCGAAGCGCGGCGATCTGCACGCGCGCCGTCTGGCCGCCGCCCAGCTGAAGCAGGACAAGGATGTCAAGAAACTGTTCGACATTCTTGGCCCGCGCTACAAAGATCGTCAGGGTGGTTACATCCGCATCCTGAAAGCTGGCTTCCGCTATGGCGACATGGCGCCGATGGCGATCATCGAATTCGTAGAGCGTGATCCGGCCGCCAAAGGCGCTGCCGATCTGGCCCGCGAAGACGCGGCTGCCGCGCAGGACTAA
- the modB gene encoding molybdate ABC transporter permease subunit codes for MTDWLGPAEWQAVALSLRVSFWATLVSLPLGIWVAFALARWSFPGKQLLNGIVHLPLILPPVVTGYVLLLTLGPQGPVGSILADWGIVLAFRWTGAAVAAAVMAFPLMVRAIRLSIEAIDPKLEQASATLGAPPIWVFLTVTLPMALPGIIAGAILAFAKAMGEFGATITFVSNIPGQTRTIPSAIYAFLQVPGGEGAAVKLVIVSVIVAMGALLLSEVLARRVAKRVGGV; via the coding sequence GTGACAGATTGGCTTGGCCCAGCGGAATGGCAGGCGGTTGCGCTGTCGCTGCGCGTGTCCTTCTGGGCCACGCTGGTCAGCCTGCCGCTTGGCATATGGGTGGCTTTTGCACTTGCGCGCTGGTCCTTTCCGGGCAAGCAACTTCTGAACGGCATTGTCCACTTGCCGTTGATCTTACCGCCCGTGGTCACGGGCTATGTGCTGCTTCTGACCTTGGGGCCACAAGGCCCGGTGGGCAGCATTCTGGCCGATTGGGGCATTGTCCTGGCCTTTCGCTGGACCGGGGCCGCCGTGGCCGCCGCCGTCATGGCCTTTCCGCTGATGGTGCGCGCCATTCGCCTGTCGATAGAGGCAATCGACCCCAAGCTGGAACAGGCCAGCGCGACTTTGGGCGCGCCGCCCATCTGGGTGTTTCTGACCGTCACCCTGCCCATGGCGCTGCCCGGCATTATCGCGGGCGCGATCCTTGCTTTTGCAAAAGCGATGGGCGAATTCGGCGCAACGATCACCTTCGTTTCCAACATACCCGGGCAGACCCGCACCATCCCCTCGGCCATCTACGCCTTTTTGCAAGTGCCGGGGGGCGAGGGCGCAGCGGTGAAACTGGTAATCGTGTCTGTTATCGTGGCGATGGGGGCGCTTTTGTTGTCCGAAGTGTTGGCGCGGCGCGTCGCCAAACGGGTCGGGGGGGTATGA
- a CDS encoding RluA family pseudouridine synthase yields the protein MSRVETRQVGPEEGGQRLDRWLKRQFPQITQGLIEKACRKGDIRVDGGRVKANTRIEAGQSVRVPPLPDAPAAPSVAKSGPSDADAEMIRSCVIFRDQHVIALNKPPGLPSQGGSGQGKRHVDGLADALMFDYKERPMLVHRLDKDTSGVLLLARTPRVARRLSESFRHRNTRKIYWALVAGVPQPLMGTVRYGLLKTGGRGAEKMRCIHPNEVDATEGAKRAMTDFAVIERLGSRAAWMALSPITGRTHQLRAHMAEMGHPIIGDGKYGGSGQENLGDGWGAGIGGEVSRKLHLHARSLVLEHPVTGASLSVTAPLPDHMAQSWKLFGWTAADAPADPFEEA from the coding sequence ATGAGCAGGGTAGAGACACGGCAGGTCGGGCCGGAAGAGGGCGGGCAGCGGCTGGACCGTTGGCTGAAACGCCAGTTTCCGCAGATCACGCAAGGGCTGATCGAAAAAGCCTGCCGCAAGGGTGACATTCGGGTCGATGGCGGGCGGGTCAAGGCCAATACCCGCATCGAAGCGGGGCAGTCGGTGCGCGTGCCGCCCTTGCCCGATGCACCCGCAGCCCCGTCCGTGGCCAAATCCGGCCCGTCCGATGCCGATGCCGAGATGATCCGGTCCTGCGTGATCTTCCGCGACCAGCATGTGATCGCGTTGAACAAGCCGCCGGGCCTGCCCAGCCAAGGCGGCAGCGGGCAGGGCAAGCGCCATGTCGACGGGTTGGCGGATGCGCTGATGTTCGACTATAAAGAACGCCCCATGCTGGTGCACCGGCTGGACAAGGACACATCGGGCGTGCTGCTTTTGGCGCGCACCCCGCGCGTGGCGCGCCGCTTGTCCGAAAGCTTTCGCCACCGCAACACCCGCAAAATATACTGGGCGCTTGTCGCGGGCGTGCCGCAACCGCTGATGGGCACGGTGCGCTATGGCCTGCTGAAAACCGGCGGCCGCGGGGCCGAAAAGATGCGCTGCATTCACCCGAATGAGGTGGACGCGACCGAAGGCGCGAAACGCGCCATGACCGATTTCGCGGTCATCGAACGTCTGGGCAGCCGCGCCGCGTGGATGGCGCTGTCGCCCATCACGGGCCGCACCCATCAATTGCGCGCGCATATGGCAGAGATGGGCCACCCCATTATCGGGGACGGCAAATATGGCGGGTCCGGACAGGAGAACCTTGGCGATGGCTGGGGTGCCGGCATTGGCGGAGAGGTCAGCCGCAAGCTGCATCTGCACGCGCGCTCGCTGGTGTTGGAGCACCCGGTGACGGGGGCTTCGCTCAGCGTGACCGCGCCCTTGCCGGACCATATGGCGCAAAGCTGGAAGCTGTTTGGCTGGACAGCCGCCGACGCCCCCGCAGACCCGTTCGAGGAGGCTTGA
- a CDS encoding formate dehydrogenase subunit delta, with the protein MSPEKMVRMANQIATFFKTQPNEDAPARVAAHITDYWEPRMRKQLRDYVNQGGEGLDEIAQRAALLTR; encoded by the coding sequence ATGTCGCCTGAAAAAATGGTCCGCATGGCCAACCAGATCGCAACCTTCTTCAAAACCCAACCAAACGAAGACGCCCCCGCCCGCGTCGCCGCCCATATCACCGATTACTGGGAACCGCGCATGCGCAAACAACTGCGCGACTATGTCAACCAAGGCGGCGAAGGGCTCGACGAAATCGCACAGCGCGCCGCCCTCCTAACACGCTGA
- the modC gene encoding molybdenum ABC transporter ATP-binding protein, producing the protein MLEVAVKHAFKGFSLDVAFKAPPGVTVLSGRSGSGKTTLVNAVAGLLMPDQGCIASGDWVLLDTAKGVRLRPHKRRLGYVFQEGRLFPHLTVRQNLAYGAWFAPKDALREDTARVVEMLGIGPLLDRRPAALSGGEKQRVAIGRALLSAPRLILADEPLAALDEARKAEILPYFERLRDEVSVPILYVSHSASEVARLATTVVVLDAGRVVAQGPAADVLGDPHLRPGGARDVGAVLTARVLRHHEDGLTELQAGGLSLFLPQVAAAPGSSLRIRIAAHDVILSCERPQGLSALNILPGTIAEMRAGDGPGAIVALDTAAGRVLARITRRSATAMALAPGMRVHAVIKSVAVAAFDIGLVF; encoded by the coding sequence ATGCTGGAGGTTGCCGTCAAACATGCCTTCAAGGGCTTTTCGCTGGATGTTGCCTTCAAGGCCCCGCCGGGCGTGACAGTGCTGTCCGGGCGGTCCGGGTCGGGCAAGACCACGTTGGTCAACGCGGTCGCAGGGCTGTTGATGCCCGATCAAGGCTGCATCGCGTCGGGCGACTGGGTGCTGTTGGACACGGCCAAGGGCGTCCGCCTGCGCCCGCATAAGCGCCGTCTGGGTTATGTGTTTCAAGAAGGGCGGTTGTTCCCGCATCTGACCGTGCGCCAGAACCTGGCTTATGGCGCATGGTTCGCGCCGAAAGATGCCCTGCGCGAAGACACCGCGCGCGTGGTCGAGATGCTGGGCATCGGCCCGCTGCTGGACCGCCGCCCGGCTGCATTGTCGGGCGGCGAAAAGCAACGCGTGGCCATTGGACGGGCCTTGCTGTCGGCACCGCGCCTTATTCTGGCCGATGAGCCCCTTGCCGCGCTGGACGAGGCCCGCAAGGCGGAAATTCTGCCCTATTTCGAACGGCTGCGCGACGAAGTCTCGGTGCCGATTTTATATGTCAGCCATTCCGCATCGGAAGTGGCGCGGCTGGCAACAACCGTGGTCGTGCTGGATGCGGGCCGTGTTGTGGCGCAAGGCCCGGCGGCAGATGTGCTGGGCGATCCTCACTTGCGCCCCGGCGGTGCGCGCGATGTGGGCGCGGTTCTGACCGCGCGGGTCCTGCGCCACCACGAAGACGGTTTGACCGAATTGCAGGCAGGCGGACTATCCCTATTTCTGCCGCAAGTGGCCGCAGCACCCGGCAGCAGCCTGCGCATTCGCATCGCCGCGCATGATGTGATCTTGTCGTGCGAGCGGCCGCAGGGCTTGTCGGCGCTGAACATCCTGCCCGGCACCATTGCCGAGATGCGCGCGGGCGATGGTCCCGGCGCGATCGTGGCGCTTGATACCGCGGCGGGCCGGGTCTTGGCACGGATTACGCGGCGCTCTGCCACGGCCATGGCGCTGGCACCCGGTATGCGGGTTCATGCGGTTATCAAAAGTGTTGCGGTCGCAGCCTTTGACATTGGATTGGTGTTTTAG
- a CDS encoding winged helix-turn-helix domain-containing protein produces MTGKDTARKPDPSLRLRIVFGDVVMLGPGKAELLERIQQTGSIAAAGRSMAMSYKRAWMLVETMNAAFCEPLVASSRGGAKGGGAYLTDTGLAVLAQYRAMEAAMADAGAAQIQALQALLRDIPTGK; encoded by the coding sequence ATGACCGGCAAGGACACAGCCCGCAAACCTGACCCAAGCTTGCGGCTGCGCATTGTGTTTGGGGATGTCGTTATGCTTGGCCCCGGCAAGGCAGAGCTGCTGGAGCGGATTCAGCAAACCGGGTCCATCGCCGCTGCCGGACGCAGCATGGCGATGAGCTATAAGCGCGCCTGGATGTTGGTGGAAACCATGAACGCGGCCTTTTGCGAACCGCTTGTCGCGTCTTCGCGCGGCGGGGCGAAAGGGGGGGGCGCGTATCTGACGGATACCGGCCTTGCGGTTCTGGCGCAGTATCGCGCTATGGAAGCCGCCATGGCCGATGCAGGCGCAGCGCAAATCCAGGCATTGCAAGCCTTGTTGCGCGATATTCCCACTGGAAAATAA
- a CDS encoding ATP12 family chaperone protein has protein sequence MTGWVRKRFWTEVSVAEAEGGFAILLDGRGVKTPAKSPLVVPTIAFAEIIAEEWRAQAEAINPASMPATRASNAAIDKVRGQMDEVAGLISDYGDSDQVCYRADAPDTLVAKEAEAWDPITDWAAHRYGLRPILCAGVVHKPQPALLLESLRADVAQLTAFELTCFHDLVANSGSLLIALAVIDRFDTPEALWTASRVDEDWQIAQWGTDEEAEALTAERKCAFLNAARFYFALQPGS, from the coding sequence ATGACCGGATGGGTCAGGAAACGCTTTTGGACAGAGGTTTCGGTCGCAGAGGCCGAGGGCGGGTTCGCCATATTGCTGGATGGGCGCGGCGTAAAAACACCGGCGAAATCGCCCTTGGTGGTGCCGACCATTGCCTTTGCCGAGATCATCGCCGAGGAGTGGCGCGCGCAGGCCGAGGCCATCAATCCCGCCAGCATGCCCGCCACCCGTGCGTCCAATGCCGCTATCGATAAGGTGCGCGGGCAGATGGACGAGGTCGCGGGCCTGATTAGCGATTACGGTGACAGCGATCAGGTCTGCTACCGGGCCGATGCGCCTGACACGCTGGTTGCCAAAGAGGCCGAGGCATGGGATCCGATCACGGACTGGGCGGCCCATCGCTACGGGCTGCGGCCGATCTTGTGCGCAGGCGTGGTGCACAAGCCCCAGCCTGCGTTGCTGCTGGAAAGCTTGCGCGCCGATGTCGCCCAGTTGACGGCCTTTGAACTGACCTGCTTTCACGACCTTGTGGCCAATTCTGGGTCGCTGTTGATTGCCTTGGCCGTCATTGACCGGTTCGATACGCCAGAGGCGTTGTGGACAGCCTCTCGTGTGGATGAGGATTGGCAGATCGCCCAATGGGGCACAGATGAAGAGGCCGAAGCCTTGACCGCCGAACGCAAATGCGCCTTTCTGAATGCCGCGCGCTTCTATTTCGCGCTTCAGCCCGGCAGTTGA
- the modA gene encoding molybdate ABC transporter substrate-binding protein, with protein MKVLPFPSSVPALVLGFLLAPPVLADDVTVFAAASMANAMAEIETGFEAATEYDLVVSLAGSSVLARQIQQGAPADIFISANPGWMDVLEQDALLEPGSRIDLLTNRLVLIAADADTPAVRIGPDTDLAGLLGPGRLAMAMVDSVPAGLYGKAALERLGLWEGLAPQVAQADNVRAAMAFVATGAAPFGIVYASDAVASPDVTVVGTFAADLHPPIIYPAAKLASRDTPAKAAFMDYLRGAHARAAFERQGFMVIAE; from the coding sequence ATGAAGGTGCTTCCCTTCCCATCATCGGTTCCGGCGCTTGTGCTGGGTTTTCTGCTTGCCCCCCCGGTGCTGGCCGATGATGTCACCGTTTTTGCGGCGGCCAGCATGGCCAACGCCATGGCAGAGATCGAGACGGGGTTCGAAGCCGCAACCGAGTATGATCTGGTCGTGTCGCTGGCTGGATCTTCGGTGCTGGCCCGCCAGATTCAGCAAGGTGCGCCGGCGGATATCTTCATATCCGCCAATCCCGGCTGGATGGATGTGCTGGAACAGGACGCGCTTTTGGAACCCGGAAGCCGCATCGACCTGCTGACCAACCGGCTTGTGCTGATTGCCGCGGATGCCGACACACCGGCCGTTCGCATCGGGCCGGATACGGACCTTGCGGGTCTGCTTGGCCCGGGGCGCTTGGCCATGGCGATGGTCGATTCGGTCCCGGCAGGCTTATATGGCAAGGCCGCCTTGGAACGCCTTGGTTTGTGGGAAGGTCTTGCCCCGCAAGTTGCGCAGGCCGACAATGTGCGCGCCGCGATGGCTTTCGTCGCCACTGGCGCGGCACCCTTCGGAATTGTCTATGCCAGCGATGCCGTCGCGTCGCCCGACGTGACGGTGGTTGGCACCTTCGCCGCAGACTTGCACCCGCCCATCATCTACCCTGCCGCCAAGCTGGCCAGTCGCGACACGCCCGCCAAAGCCGCGTTCATGGACTACCTGCGCGGCGCGCACGCCCGCGCGGCATTCGAAAGGCAGGGCTTTATGGTCATTGCAGAGTAA
- a CDS encoding replication-associated recombination protein A, whose amino-acid sequence MADLFDTAADKAPPPGPRPLADRLRPRALSEVIGQAKAIGPDGPLGAMLASGHLASLILWGPPGVGKTTIARLLADHTQQEFVQISAIFTGVPELRKVFDAAKLRRQTGRGTMLFVDEIHRFNRAQQDSFLPHMEDGTITLVGATTENPSFELNAALMSRAQVIVLERLTLADLERLAQRAEQELGRALPLDGPAREALLEMADGDGRAALNLIEQVMGWQVSGKMNRDGLSKRLMRRAAQYDKSGDAHYNLISALHKSVRGSDPDAAVYWLARMMEGGEDPRYLARRMVRMAVEDIGLADPQAQAVCLDAWNTYERLGSPEGDLALAQAVIYLALAPKSNAGYVAWKGAQRLAKQTGSEPPPKHILNAPTGLMKEQGYGAGYAYDHDAEDGFSGQNYFPEGVTRPVLYAPPERGFERDLGKRVAWFAKLRAKRQGS is encoded by the coding sequence ATGGCTGACCTGTTCGACACTGCCGCCGACAAGGCGCCCCCGCCCGGCCCGCGCCCTTTGGCCGACAGGCTGCGCCCGCGGGCCCTGTCAGAGGTGATCGGGCAGGCCAAGGCCATCGGCCCGGATGGCCCGCTTGGGGCGATGCTGGCCAGCGGGCATTTGGCCAGCCTTATTCTGTGGGGGCCGCCCGGTGTGGGCAAGACCACCATCGCGCGTCTTCTGGCCGATCATACACAGCAGGAATTCGTCCAGATCAGCGCAATCTTCACCGGCGTGCCGGAATTGCGCAAGGTTTTCGACGCCGCCAAGCTGCGCCGCCAAACCGGGCGCGGGACAATGCTGTTTGTGGATGAGATTCATCGTTTCAACCGCGCGCAGCAGGACAGTTTCCTGCCGCATATGGAAGATGGCACGATCACGTTGGTCGGCGCCACGACCGAAAACCCGTCTTTCGAATTGAACGCCGCGCTGATGTCGCGCGCGCAGGTGATCGTGCTGGAGCGGTTGACGCTGGCCGATCTGGAACGGTTGGCACAGCGCGCAGAGCAGGAACTGGGCCGCGCGCTGCCGCTGGACGGTCCCGCCCGAGAGGCGCTTTTGGAAATGGCCGATGGCGACGGGCGCGCGGCGCTGAACCTGATTGAACAGGTCATGGGCTGGCAGGTGAGCGGCAAGATGAACCGCGATGGGCTGTCCAAGCGGCTGATGCGGCGCGCGGCGCAATACGACAAATCGGGCGATGCGCATTACAACCTGATCTCTGCCCTGCACAAATCGGTGCGCGGGTCTGACCCGGACGCGGCGGTCTACTGGCTGGCCCGGATGATGGAGGGCGGCGAAGACCCGCGCTATCTGGCGCGACGCATGGTCCGCATGGCGGTCGAGGATATTGGCCTTGCCGACCCGCAGGCGCAGGCCGTGTGTCTGGACGCTTGGAACACCTATGAGCGCCTTGGCAGCCCCGAAGGCGATCTTGCATTGGCGCAGGCGGTGATCTATCTGGCGCTCGCGCCGAAATCGAACGCAGGCTATGTAGCGTGGAAGGGCGCGCAACGTTTGGCCAAGCAAACCGGGTCGGAACCGCCGCCAAAGCACATTCTGAATGCACCCACAGGGTTGATGAAAGAACAGGGCTACGGCGCGGGCTATGCCTATGACCATGATGCCGAGGACGGGTTTTCGGGCCAAAACTATTTCCCCGAGGGCGTGACGCGCCCGGTTCTCTATGCGCCGCCGGAACGCGGGTTCGAGCGCGATCTGGGCAAGCGGGTGGCTTGGTTCGCAAAATTGCGGGCCAAGCGTCAGGGCAGCTAA